The Muricauda sp. SCSIO 65647 genome includes a region encoding these proteins:
- a CDS encoding DUF177 domain-containing protein, giving the protein MEMKQFTIPFSGLKQGNHSFAYTIGNEFFEAFDYHEFNTTSIEVKALLKKMSTMMELLITAKGSVNVDCDLTNEPYDQPITSDLDLVVKFGEEYNDEDDEILIIPHGEHQINIAQYIFEMLVLAVPQKRVHPGVVDGTLKSELLDKLEELQPKENKREEGNTDPRWDGLKKFLTDK; this is encoded by the coding sequence ATGGAGATGAAGCAGTTCACGATTCCGTTTTCGGGATTGAAACAAGGTAACCATTCGTTTGCCTACACGATAGGGAATGAGTTCTTTGAAGCCTTTGATTATCACGAATTCAATACAACATCGATTGAAGTGAAAGCACTGCTCAAAAAAATGAGCACCATGATGGAATTGCTTATCACTGCAAAGGGATCGGTAAACGTTGATTGCGATTTGACCAATGAGCCGTACGATCAGCCCATAACCTCAGATTTGGATCTTGTGGTGAAGTTTGGGGAAGAATACAACGATGAAGATGATGAGATCTTGATCATTCCGCATGGCGAGCATCAAATCAATATTGCGCAGTATATCTTTGAAATGTTGGTACTGGCAGTGCCACAAAAAAGAGTACATCCGGGTGTTGTTGACGGTACGTTGAAGTCAGAATTGTTGGATAAGCTTGAAGAGCTACAACCGAAAGAAAACAAAAGGGAAGAAGGAAATACCGACCCAAGATGGGACGGATTAAAAAAATTTTTAACAGATAAATAG
- the rpmF gene encoding 50S ribosomal protein L32, which yields MAHPKRKISRTRRDKRRTHYKATMPTIAKDSTTGEMHLYHRAHWHEGKLYYRGQVLIDKTEEETAA from the coding sequence ATGGCGCATCCTAAAAGAAAAATATCAAGAACAAGAAGGGACAAAAGAAGAACCCACTATAAGGCAACCATGCCAACCATTGCCAAAGATTCGACCACTGGTGAAATGCACCTTTACCACAGGGCACATTGGCATGAAGGGAAATTGTACTACAGAGGGCAGGTCTTGATCGACAAGACCGAAGAAGAAACCGCTGCTTAG
- a CDS encoding beta-ketoacyl-ACP synthase III has translation MNKRTAAITAVGGYVPDFVLTNKLLETMVETTDEWITTRTGIKERRILKEEGQGTSFLAIKAAEDVLQKRGLDPSEIDMVLMATATPDMPVAATGTYVASQIGATNAFSYDLQAACSSFLYGMSTAARYIESGRYNKVLLIGADKMSSIIDYTDRTTCIIFGDGGGAVLFEANDEGLGLQDEHLRTDGVGRQFLKIEAGGSILPASEETVKNKQHYVFQDGKSVFKFAVSNMADVSGLVMERNGLTHEDVNWLVPHQANKRIIDATANRMGLDESKVMMNIHRYGNTTSATLPLLLYDYEKQLKKGDNLIFAAFGGGFTWGSIYLKWAY, from the coding sequence ATGAATAAAAGAACAGCAGCGATCACAGCTGTGGGAGGCTATGTCCCCGATTTCGTGTTGACCAACAAGCTGTTGGAGACGATGGTTGAGACCACTGACGAATGGATCACCACCCGAACCGGAATCAAAGAACGTAGAATTTTAAAGGAAGAAGGCCAAGGCACCTCATTTCTTGCCATTAAAGCTGCTGAAGACGTATTGCAAAAAAGAGGACTTGACCCCTCTGAAATCGATATGGTGCTCATGGCAACGGCAACGCCCGATATGCCAGTGGCCGCGACAGGAACATATGTGGCATCCCAAATCGGTGCTACCAATGCGTTCTCTTACGATTTGCAGGCTGCCTGTTCCAGTTTTTTATATGGCATGTCGACCGCTGCCCGCTATATTGAATCGGGCAGGTACAACAAAGTATTGTTGATAGGGGCCGACAAAATGTCTTCCATCATCGATTATACCGATCGAACGACCTGTATCATTTTTGGTGATGGCGGGGGAGCCGTTTTGTTCGAGGCCAATGATGAAGGGTTAGGGTTACAAGATGAGCATTTGCGAACAGACGGTGTTGGGCGGCAGTTCTTGAAAATCGAAGCAGGAGGCTCTATTTTACCAGCTTCAGAAGAAACGGTCAAGAACAAACAGCACTATGTGTTTCAAGATGGTAAATCAGTATTTAAATTCGCTGTATCGAATATGGCAGATGTATCGGGCTTGGTCATGGAACGCAATGGGCTGACCCATGAAGATGTGAATTGGCTGGTGCCCCATCAGGCGAACAAAAGAATCATAGACGCTACGGCGAACCGAATGGGCCTTGACGAGAGCAAGGTCATGATGAACATACACCGATATGGAAATACCACATCGGCAACCCTCCCACTTCTGCTTTATGATTACGAGAAGCAGTTAAAAAAGGGAGATAACCTGATATTTGCTGCTTTTGGAGGCGGATTTACTTGGGGCTCGATCTATTTAAAATGGGCCTACTGA
- the accB gene encoding acetyl-CoA carboxylase biotin carboxyl carrier protein → MDIKEIQSLIKFVAKSGASEVKLEMEDLKITIRTGSHTSSPETTIVQQIPVAQPPVAQAPAPVAEAPAAPAAEQKEVDADDSKYITIKSPIIGTFYRKPSPDKPPFVEVGKTINKGDVLCVIEAMKLFNDIESEVSGKIVKILVEDSSPVEFDQPLFLVDPS, encoded by the coding sequence ATGGACATCAAAGAAATTCAAAGCCTGATCAAGTTTGTCGCCAAATCTGGTGCCAGCGAGGTAAAACTTGAGATGGAAGATTTAAAGATTACCATTCGTACCGGATCTCATACCTCTTCACCTGAGACAACCATCGTACAACAGATTCCAGTGGCCCAGCCCCCTGTGGCCCAAGCACCGGCACCTGTTGCCGAAGCACCGGCGGCTCCAGCGGCAGAGCAGAAAGAAGTGGATGCGGATGACTCAAAGTATATTACGATAAAATCACCCATTATCGGTACTTTTTATCGTAAGCCTTCACCTGACAAGCCGCCATTTGTTGAAGTGGGAAAAACCATAAATAAAGGGGATGTGCTCTGTGTGATCGAGGCCATGAAGCTCTTCAATGATATCGAATCAGAAGTGTCGGGCAAGATTGTCAAGATACTGGTAGAAGACTCGTCACCGGTTGAATTTGACCAACCGTTGTTCTTGGTGGACCCCAGTTAA
- the accC gene encoding acetyl-CoA carboxylase biotin carboxylase subunit, which produces MFKKILIANRGEIALRVIRTCKEMGIKTVAVYSKADEESLHVRFADEAVCIGPAPSNESYLKIPNIIAAAEITNADAIHPGYGFLSENAKFSKICAESDIKFIGASAEQIEKMGDKATAKETMKKAGVPTIPGSDGILKDVEEAKEVANKMGYPVMIKATAGGGGKGMRAILKEEELEKNFESAVQEAEAAFGNGGMYMEKLIEEPRHIEIQIVGDQYGKACHLSERDCSVQRRHQKLTEETPSPFMTDKLRDAMGKAAVKAAEYIKYEGAGTVEFLVDKHRNFYFMEMNTRIQVEHPITEQVIDYDLIREQILVAGGVPISGKNYTPKLHSIECRINAEDPYNDFRPSPGKITTLHTPGGHGIRLDTHVYSGYAIPPNYDSMIAKLITTAQTREEAINKMRRALDEFVIEGIKTTIPFHRQLMDDHDYLAGNYTTKFMEDFEIDEKYLY; this is translated from the coding sequence ATGTTCAAAAAAATATTGATAGCAAACAGGGGAGAGATTGCACTGCGGGTAATCCGTACCTGTAAAGAAATGGGCATCAAAACAGTGGCGGTATATTCCAAAGCAGATGAAGAGAGCCTACACGTTCGCTTTGCCGATGAGGCAGTTTGTATAGGCCCTGCACCCAGTAACGAATCATACCTGAAGATACCGAACATCATTGCTGCCGCTGAGATTACCAATGCCGATGCCATTCATCCCGGTTATGGCTTTCTTTCTGAAAACGCCAAGTTTTCGAAAATATGTGCTGAATCTGACATCAAGTTTATAGGAGCTTCTGCAGAGCAGATTGAGAAAATGGGTGATAAGGCCACGGCCAAAGAGACCATGAAAAAAGCGGGAGTGCCGACCATACCTGGATCGGATGGAATCTTGAAAGATGTGGAAGAGGCCAAAGAAGTGGCCAACAAAATGGGTTATCCAGTGATGATCAAAGCCACGGCTGGTGGTGGCGGAAAAGGGATGCGTGCCATTTTGAAAGAAGAAGAACTCGAAAAGAACTTTGAGAGTGCCGTTCAAGAGGCCGAGGCAGCTTTTGGCAATGGTGGTATGTACATGGAAAAACTGATTGAAGAACCCCGCCATATCGAGATTCAAATCGTGGGGGATCAATACGGCAAGGCATGCCACCTATCAGAACGCGATTGTTCGGTGCAGCGAAGGCACCAAAAGCTTACCGAAGAGACCCCTTCACCGTTCATGACCGATAAATTGCGTGATGCCATGGGCAAGGCAGCTGTCAAAGCCGCCGAATATATTAAATATGAGGGGGCGGGCACGGTCGAGTTCTTGGTCGACAAGCACCGTAATTTCTATTTTATGGAAATGAATACCCGTATTCAGGTTGAACACCCCATTACCGAACAGGTAATCGATTATGATCTGATTCGCGAACAGATCTTGGTGGCAGGCGGTGTTCCCATTTCTGGCAAGAACTACACTCCGAAATTGCATTCCATCGAATGTAGGATCAATGCTGAAGACCCTTATAACGATTTCAGGCCTTCGCCAGGCAAGATAACCACATTGCACACGCCGGGCGGTCATGGTATTCGATTAGATACCCATGTGTACAGCGGCTACGCCATTCCGCCGAACTATGATTCGATGATCGCGAAGTTGATCACTACGGCCCAGACCCGTGAAGAAGCCATCAATAAGATGCGAAGGGCCTTAGATGAATTTGTCATTGAAGGCATAAAGACGACCATACCCTTTCATCGTCAGTTGATGGATGACCATGACTACTTGGCCGGTAACTATACCACCAAGTTCATGGAAGATTTTGAGATAGATGAAAAATACCTATATTGA
- a CDS encoding NAD(P)/FAD-dependent oxidoreductase gives MRLSYWEYKTWFSEIDFTIVGSGIVGLTTAVFLKEKYPKAKVLILEKGVLPQGASTKNAGFACFGSISEIISDLENHKDEEVFQLVRQRFEGIDTLRRLLGDDPIGFEQNGGHEIFLDKDIGLYEKCQKKIPEINAFLRPIFKGDPFQELPNRFGFQGVQKRYITHRFEGQLDVGKMMWQLLQKAHEKGIIVLNGMAVTAFEDNGDAVHINIAGVELVTKKLFVATNGFAGQLLNKTVKPVRAQVLVTKPIKNLHIKGTFHFDEGYYYFRNVDDRILFGGGRNLDFIGEETTDFGTTGPIQKELKRLLADIILPDQEFEIDRSWSGIMGVGRQKTPIVEQLSENVCCGIRLGGMGVAIGSLVGRQLANFV, from the coding sequence ATGCGATTAAGTTATTGGGAATATAAGACTTGGTTTTCCGAGATTGACTTTACAATAGTAGGAAGCGGTATTGTGGGGCTCACTACTGCCGTTTTTCTAAAGGAGAAATACCCAAAGGCAAAGGTACTGATCCTTGAAAAGGGCGTTTTACCCCAAGGCGCAAGTACCAAAAATGCAGGCTTCGCCTGTTTTGGAAGTATCTCAGAGATTATTTCAGACCTTGAGAACCATAAAGATGAAGAGGTGTTTCAATTGGTAAGACAACGGTTTGAGGGCATTGACACACTTCGAAGACTTTTGGGAGATGACCCTATTGGTTTTGAACAAAATGGTGGACACGAAATCTTCTTGGATAAGGATATTGGGCTATATGAGAAATGCCAAAAAAAAATACCTGAGATCAATGCTTTTTTAAGACCCATTTTCAAGGGTGATCCATTTCAAGAACTGCCCAACCGGTTCGGCTTTCAAGGAGTACAAAAGCGATACATCACCCATCGGTTTGAAGGCCAGTTGGATGTTGGAAAAATGATGTGGCAACTGCTACAAAAAGCCCATGAAAAAGGGATCATTGTTTTAAACGGCATGGCGGTGACCGCTTTTGAGGATAATGGAGATGCCGTGCACATAAACATTGCAGGGGTTGAATTGGTCACAAAAAAACTCTTTGTTGCCACCAATGGTTTTGCTGGCCAATTGCTCAATAAAACGGTCAAACCCGTAAGGGCACAGGTACTGGTGACCAAACCCATTAAAAACCTGCATATCAAGGGCACTTTTCATTTTGATGAGGGCTATTATTATTTCAGAAATGTCGATGATCGCATTTTGTTTGGCGGGGGCCGAAATCTTGATTTCATCGGAGAAGAAACAACCGATTTTGGTACCACAGGCCCTATTCAAAAAGAATTGAAAAGACTACTTGCAGACATCATACTTCCCGACCAAGAGTTTGAGATCGATCGCTCATGGAGTGGAATCATGGGTGTGGGTCGCCAAAAAACCCCTATTGTTGAACAGCTTTCAGAAAATGTGTGCTGTGGCATTCGATTGGGGGGAATGGGGGTGGCCATCGGAAGCTTGGTCGGCAGGCAGCTTGCAAACTTTGTGTAG
- the arfB gene encoding alternative ribosome rescue aminoacyl-tRNA hydrolase ArfB, translating into MNKEKLFSELKFKAIRSSGSGGQHVNKVSSKIELTFDLANTLALTPSEKERALEKLKPRLTKDHVLILQCDEAKSQHQNKKLVTQRFFTLLKKALHVPKKRKPTKPSKSSIEKRLKSKKKDSQKKANRRRPEV; encoded by the coding sequence ATGAATAAGGAGAAGCTTTTTTCGGAGTTAAAGTTCAAGGCCATTCGCAGTAGTGGTTCTGGTGGGCAACATGTCAACAAGGTCAGTTCGAAAATAGAATTGACATTTGATTTAGCAAATACATTGGCGCTCACACCAAGCGAAAAAGAGCGTGCCCTTGAAAAATTGAAGCCACGTCTAACAAAAGACCATGTTTTGATACTGCAATGTGACGAGGCGAAAAGCCAGCATCAAAACAAAAAATTAGTTACTCAACGATTTTTTACGTTGCTGAAAAAAGCCCTGCACGTTCCCAAAAAACGAAAACCTACAAAGCCTTCCAAAAGCTCCATTGAAAAACGATTAAAATCCAAGAAAAAGGATTCCCAGAAAAAGGCAAATCGTAGAAGACCCGAGGTATAG
- a CDS encoding ABC transporter ATP-binding protein — protein MLNVENISFSYQKEPVLKNIDFSLEKGTHLAIIGESGSGKSTLLKAIYGLLQLDAGSVHWNSAKVLGPNFNLIPGENYMKYVSQDFDLMPFTTVFENVAEHLSVFEMDTHQPRVDELLNTVSMTAFANAKVKDLSGGQKQRVALAKALAQESDILLLDEPFSSIDQFKKYELRHKLFPYLKERGVTIITATHDPEDVLAFADEVLVLKDGVQIAHEPTQRLYDKPKEKYVASLFGQVNELPIKLLKEYAETDAKILVYPHEFQISKESGVEVYVIKSHFKGSTYLIEGVTDNGQHIFFSNSHALKAHVKVFLNIPLPLVNKRMINN, from the coding sequence ATGCTCAACGTAGAAAACATTTCCTTTTCCTATCAAAAGGAGCCCGTATTGAAAAACATTGATTTTTCTCTGGAAAAGGGCACGCATTTGGCCATAATTGGTGAAAGCGGTTCGGGCAAGAGCACATTGCTCAAGGCCATTTACGGATTGCTACAGCTTGATGCAGGCAGTGTGCATTGGAACAGCGCCAAGGTTCTGGGGCCAAACTTCAATTTGATTCCCGGGGAAAACTATATGAAGTATGTTTCCCAAGATTTTGACCTGATGCCCTTTACCACAGTTTTTGAAAATGTGGCAGAACATCTTTCCGTTTTTGAAATGGACACACATCAGCCCCGTGTTGACGAATTGCTCAATACTGTTTCCATGACGGCCTTTGCCAATGCCAAGGTCAAAGACCTAAGTGGTGGCCAAAAGCAGCGCGTAGCTTTGGCGAAAGCCTTGGCCCAAGAATCGGACATTCTTCTTTTGGACGAGCCCTTTAGCAGTATTGATCAGTTTAAAAAATATGAACTTCGGCATAAGCTTTTTCCCTATTTAAAAGAACGAGGAGTCACCATAATTACGGCCACCCATGACCCCGAAGATGTATTGGCCTTTGCCGATGAGGTCTTGGTGCTCAAAGATGGGGTTCAGATAGCGCATGAACCTACCCAAAGACTGTATGATAAGCCCAAAGAAAAATACGTGGCTTCTTTGTTTGGCCAAGTGAATGAGTTGCCCATAAAACTGCTCAAAGAGTACGCCGAGACCGATGCCAAAATACTGGTATATCCGCATGAATTTCAAATTTCAAAAGAAAGTGGTGTGGAGGTATACGTAATCAAAAGTCATTTTAAGGGCAGCACCTATCTTATTGAAGGCGTTACCGACAATGGGCAACACATTTTCTTCTCCAACAGCCATGCCCTGAAAGCTCATGTCAAAGTTTTTTTGAACATACCCTTGCCCCTGGTCAACAAAAGAATGATAAACAATTGA
- a CDS encoding prolyl oligopeptidase family protein yields the protein MKKITLLAVLLIFAACKTKKERDPIVVNYPETKKVDTVDVYFGTEVKDPYRWLEDDRSAETEAWVKTQNKVTFGYLDSIPFRNDLKDRLEKLWNYEKLGSPFKEGDYTYFYKNDGLQNQYVVYRKKENGEAEVFLDPNTFSEDGTTSLMGLSFTKDGSKAAYLISEGGSDWRKGIVINAEAKEIVEDTLVDIKFSGISWKGNDGFFYSSYDKPDGSELSAKTDQHKLYYHKLGTPQSEDQVIFGGTAEEKHRYVGGYVSEDEKYLFITASVSTSGNKLFLKDLTKPNSELVTVLDDTESDTYVIDNEGPSLYLVTNRNAPNKKIVVTDASDPVPENWKDFIAETEHVLTAGTGGGYFFTEYMVDAISKVLQYDYEGNLVREVALPGVGSAGGFGGKKEDKEFYFSFTNYNTPGSSYKYNVETGEYVQYWKPAIDFNPDDYESTQVFYTSKDGTKVPMIITHKKGIELNGKNPTILYGYGGFNISLTPSFSIVNAVWMEQGGVYAVPNLRGGGEYGKKWHIAGTKMQKQNVFDDFIAAAEYLIENNYTAKEYLAIRGGSNGGLLVGATMTQRPDLMQVALPAVGVLDMLRYHTFTAGAGWAYDYGTSEESEEMFGYLKGYSPVHNVKEGANYPATLVTTGDHDDRVVPAHSFKFAAELQEKQAGENPVLIRIETKAGHGAGTPVSKTIEQYADIFGFTLYNMGFDELPNRGILKEFKD from the coding sequence ATGAAAAAAATAACACTGCTCGCAGTACTGCTTATCTTTGCGGCCTGTAAAACAAAAAAAGAGAGAGATCCCATTGTTGTGAACTATCCTGAAACCAAAAAAGTCGATACCGTTGATGTCTATTTCGGCACCGAGGTCAAAGACCCCTACCGTTGGCTTGAAGATGATAGAAGTGCCGAGACCGAGGCCTGGGTCAAAACCCAGAACAAGGTCACTTTTGGGTATCTCGACAGCATTCCATTTCGCAACGACCTAAAAGACCGCCTTGAGAAACTGTGGAACTATGAAAAATTGGGTTCTCCTTTCAAAGAGGGCGACTACACCTATTTTTATAAAAACGACGGCCTACAAAACCAATACGTGGTCTATCGAAAAAAGGAAAATGGTGAAGCTGAAGTGTTTTTAGACCCCAATACCTTTTCTGAAGATGGCACCACTTCTTTGATGGGGCTAAGCTTTACCAAAGATGGCTCTAAAGCGGCCTATCTAATTTCTGAGGGGGGAAGCGATTGGCGCAAGGGCATTGTCATCAATGCCGAGGCCAAGGAAATTGTCGAAGATACGTTGGTCGATATCAAGTTTAGCGGCATTTCTTGGAAGGGCAATGACGGTTTTTTCTACTCTAGTTATGACAAGCCCGATGGCAGCGAACTTTCGGCCAAAACCGACCAGCACAAGCTCTATTACCACAAATTGGGCACTCCACAATCAGAAGATCAGGTCATTTTTGGTGGAACGGCCGAAGAAAAACATCGGTATGTGGGCGGCTATGTTTCCGAAGATGAAAAATACCTGTTCATCACCGCATCGGTTTCCACTTCAGGCAATAAATTGTTCTTGAAAGATCTAACAAAGCCCAACAGCGAATTGGTGACCGTGCTTGACGATACCGAATCTGACACCTATGTAATCGACAATGAGGGCCCGTCACTCTATTTGGTGACCAATAGAAATGCCCCGAACAAAAAGATCGTGGTCACCGATGCTTCAGATCCAGTTCCTGAAAACTGGAAAGATTTCATTGCTGAGACCGAACATGTGCTGACCGCCGGAACGGGAGGGGGTTACTTTTTCACTGAATATATGGTCGATGCGATTTCGAAAGTATTGCAATATGATTATGAGGGCAATCTTGTACGCGAAGTAGCACTACCCGGTGTGGGCAGTGCCGGAGGGTTCGGTGGCAAAAAGGAGGACAAGGAGTTCTACTTTTCGTTCACCAACTACAATACCCCGGGCTCATCTTACAAATACAATGTGGAAACAGGCGAATATGTGCAATACTGGAAGCCTGCCATTGATTTCAATCCTGATGATTATGAATCGACCCAGGTATTCTACACCTCTAAAGATGGCACTAAGGTGCCGATGATCATCACCCATAAAAAAGGTATCGAACTCAATGGAAAAAACCCGACCATTCTTTATGGCTATGGAGGTTTCAACATCAGTTTGACGCCCTCTTTCAGTATTGTCAATGCGGTTTGGATGGAGCAAGGTGGCGTTTATGCCGTGCCCAATCTTCGCGGTGGCGGTGAATATGGTAAAAAGTGGCATATCGCCGGAACCAAGATGCAAAAGCAAAATGTTTTCGACGACTTTATCGCCGCTGCTGAATACCTGATTGAAAACAACTACACTGCAAAAGAATATCTCGCAATTCGCGGAGGATCCAATGGAGGGCTTTTGGTGGGGGCCACTATGACACAACGGCCTGATTTGATGCAAGTGGCACTGCCTGCCGTGGGCGTATTGGATATGCTCCGCTACCACACCTTTACCGCCGGTGCAGGGTGGGCCTACGATTACGGCACTTCAGAAGAAAGCGAGGAGATGTTTGGGTACTTGAAAGGATATTCGCCCGTACACAATGTAAAAGAGGGGGCAAACTACCCTGCCACTTTGGTCACCACCGGCGATCATGACGACCGTGTGGTGCCAGCACACAGCTTCAAGTTCGCCGCCGAACTGCAAGAAAAGCAAGCAGGTGAAAATCCGGTGTTGATCCGTATCGAGACCAAAGCGGGCCACGGTGCAGGAACCCCGGTGAGTAAGACCATTGAGCAATATGCCGATATTTTTGGGTTCACCCTTTACAATATGGGGTTTGACGAATTGCCCAATCGGGGGATCTTAAAGGAGTTCAAGGATTGA